The following are encoded in a window of Congzhengia minquanensis genomic DNA:
- the gdhA gene encoding NADP-specific glutamate dehydrogenase has protein sequence MFKSKYLNDVMETVTKRNPAEPEFLQAVKEVLESLEPVIEAHPEFAEKGIVERIVEPERVITFRVPWVDDSGKVQVNRGFRVQFNSAIGPYKGGLRFHPSVYLGIIKFLGFEQIFKNSLTGLPIGGGKGGSDFDPKGKSDNEVMHFCQSFMTELSKHIGADTDVPAGDIGVGGREIGFMYGQYKRLRNEYTGVLTGKGLTYGGSLARTEATGYGLCYFTEEMLKDAGKSFKGATVVISGSGNVAIYATKKATELGGKVVALSDSNGYIYDKNGIDLDAVKQIKEVERKRIKEYLTYHPEAEYHEGCSGIWGIPCDIALPCATQNEIDEESAKKLVANGCYAVAEGANMPSTPEAIAQFQSNGLLFGPAKAANAGGVATSALEMSQNSMRYSWTFDEVDAKLKDIMVNIYKNTRDAAEKYGKKGDFVAGANIAGFMKVAEAMMAQGIV, from the coding sequence AGCCCGTTATTGAGGCGCATCCGGAATTTGCGGAAAAGGGAATTGTTGAACGAATTGTTGAACCCGAACGGGTGATCACATTCCGTGTGCCCTGGGTGGACGATTCCGGCAAGGTTCAGGTTAACCGCGGATTCAGAGTTCAGTTTAACAGCGCTATTGGGCCTTATAAGGGCGGTTTAAGATTTCATCCTTCCGTATATCTTGGAATCATCAAATTCTTAGGATTTGAACAAATATTTAAAAATTCACTGACAGGTCTGCCCATCGGCGGCGGCAAGGGCGGATCGGATTTCGACCCCAAGGGCAAGAGCGACAACGAGGTAATGCATTTCTGCCAGAGCTTTATGACAGAGCTTTCCAAACACATCGGCGCAGATACCGATGTTCCTGCAGGTGACATTGGTGTTGGCGGCCGTGAAATCGGATTTATGTACGGTCAGTATAAAAGGCTCAGAAACGAATATACCGGTGTGCTGACAGGAAAAGGCCTTACATACGGCGGTTCTTTGGCCAGAACAGAAGCAACAGGATATGGTCTTTGCTACTTCACGGAAGAGATGTTAAAAGACGCTGGCAAGTCCTTTAAGGGCGCAACGGTGGTTATTTCCGGTTCCGGAAACGTTGCCATTTACGCAACGAAAAAAGCCACAGAGCTGGGCGGAAAGGTTGTTGCTTTAAGCGACTCTAACGGCTATATTTACGACAAAAACGGCATTGATTTAGACGCTGTAAAGCAGATTAAAGAAGTAGAAAGAAAGAGAATTAAAGAATACCTTACCTATCACCCGGAAGCGGAATATCATGAAGGCTGCAGCGGCATTTGGGGAATTCCGTGCGACATTGCACTGCCCTGCGCAACACAGAACGAAATTGATGAAGAATCGGCAAAAAAACTGGTTGCCAATGGCTGCTACGCTGTGGCAGAGGGCGCAAACATGCCTTCCACGCCGGAAGCGATTGCGCAGTTCCAGTCGAACGGCCTGCTCTTTGGGCCTGCAAAAGCTGCAAACGCCGGCGGCGTTGCAACATCTGCACTGGAAATGAGCCAGAACTCTATGCGCTATAGCTGGACATTTGATGAAGTTGACGCAAAACTGAAAGACATTATGGTGAACATTTATAAAAACACCAGAGACGCCGCTGAAAAGTATGGCAAGAAAGGTGACTTTGTTGCCGGCGCAAACATCGCGGGCTTTATGAAAGTTGCAGAAGCCATGATGGCACAGGGAATTGTTTAA
- a CDS encoding 2-hydroxyacyl-CoA dehydratase, with product MKHEKTVQTGAPVFTEEMKHTHTILIPDMLPLHFSFIEQILRQDGYKTHILKNEGPAVVEAGLKYVHNDMCYPAIIVIGQMMQALESGDFDPEKTALMITQTGGGCRASNYIHLLRKALDKAGFHKVPVISLNVSGLSPSPGFKITVPFLLKAMTAVIVGDFLMMIKNQCEPYEVHSGDTEKVIQKWQAFFLKKWETGSLTTFGYLKKYFPQILDDFAAVEKREERRPRVGIVGEIYVKYSPIGNNHLEDFLVSEGAEVVVPGLLDFCLYCVYNGVVDQKLYGGKAVKAKISKIAYHYLTKRQNSMYKIVKDHGVFRAPLGFSEKKDITEQYIGQGVKMGEGWLLTSEMAELVTEGVKNIVCTQPFGCLPNHIVAKGMQNKIKAIHPDANIVAVDYDPGASQVNQQNRIKLMLANAKMDDVEQTEEKEITVPATGGISAEM from the coding sequence ATGAAGCACGAAAAAACAGTTCAAACCGGTGCGCCGGTGTTCACCGAGGAAATGAAGCATACCCATACCATTTTAATTCCAGATATGCTGCCGCTTCATTTCTCCTTTATCGAACAGATTTTAAGGCAGGACGGATATAAAACCCATATCTTGAAAAATGAAGGGCCTGCGGTGGTTGAGGCAGGCTTAAAATATGTGCACAACGACATGTGCTATCCGGCCATTATTGTAATTGGCCAGATGATGCAGGCCTTGGAAAGCGGGGATTTTGACCCGGAAAAAACCGCGTTGATGATAACCCAAACCGGCGGCGGGTGCCGGGCCTCGAACTATATTCATCTTTTGCGCAAAGCCCTTGACAAGGCGGGCTTTCACAAGGTTCCGGTTATCTCGCTGAACGTTTCCGGCCTTTCGCCTTCGCCAGGCTTTAAAATTACCGTTCCGTTCTTGCTGAAGGCCATGACGGCCGTGATTGTGGGCGACTTTTTAATGATGATTAAAAACCAGTGTGAGCCCTATGAAGTCCACAGCGGAGACACGGAAAAGGTGATTCAAAAATGGCAGGCGTTTTTTCTGAAAAAATGGGAAACGGGGAGCCTCACGACCTTTGGCTATTTAAAAAAGTATTTTCCGCAGATTTTAGACGATTTTGCGGCGGTGGAAAAGCGGGAAGAGCGCCGGCCCAGAGTAGGAATTGTGGGCGAAATTTATGTAAAATATTCCCCCATCGGAAACAACCACTTAGAGGACTTTTTGGTTTCGGAAGGAGCTGAGGTCGTTGTTCCGGGCCTTTTAGACTTTTGTCTTTATTGTGTTTATAACGGCGTGGTGGACCAAAAGCTTTACGGCGGAAAGGCTGTGAAAGCTAAAATCAGTAAGATTGCTTATCATTATCTGACCAAGCGGCAAAACAGCATGTATAAAATCGTGAAAGACCACGGCGTGTTCCGCGCGCCCCTGGGCTTTTCTGAAAAGAAGGACATTACAGAACAATATATTGGCCAGGGTGTGAAAATGGGCGAGGGGTGGCTGTTAACTTCTGAAATGGCGGAGCTGGTGACAGAAGGCGTGAAAAACATTGTGTGCACACAGCCCTTCGGATGTTTGCCAAACCACATTGTTGCAAAGGGGATGCAGAATAAAATTAAGGCCATTCACCCTGACGCGAACATTGTTGCGGTGGATTATGACCCCGGCGCCAGCCAGGTAAACCAGCAAAACCGAATTAAGCTCATGCTGGCAAACGCAAAAATGGACGATGTGGAACAAACGGAAGAAAAAGAAATTACAGTTCCGGCCACCGGCGGAATTTCGGCAGAGATGTAA
- a CDS encoding acyl-CoA dehydratase activase-related protein, with product MRLSIGIDIGSTTVKIAVMEGSRILFTHYERHMSQVRTKTLEILEKVKALVGDEEFTVSISGSAGLGLANSANVSFVQEVFATEKAVRLLLGDVDIVVELGGEDAKILFLTGGVEERMNGTCAGGTGSFIDQMAVLLNLSPDEMDKQGLAAERLYPIASRCGVFAKSDIQPLLNQNADKRDISASIFHAVVEQTITGLARGRQLTGKIAFLGGPIHFFDCLKKQFKETLALSDENAVFPEYDLFFVAAGAAIYAKESGTALTYNSLAERLKNAAADTGHNTYMRPLFETEEEYQAFSARHQKAAVEFADLSEYKGDAYLGIDCGSTTVKLVLTDSDNRILYSYYSSNKGNPLEAVKKCLLEIYSLCEDRVTIRGSAATGYGESLMVNAFGVDFGLVETMAHFKATSFFRPDVDFIIDIGGQDIKCFKIKNGAIDNIMLNEACSSGCGSFIETFAKSMGYDAEEFAKLGIFAKHPVDLGSRCTVFMNSSVKQSQKDGASIHDISAGLSVSVVKNALYKVIRAKSADDLGNQIVVQGGTFYNDAVLRSFEREIGKEVTRPTIAGLMGAFGAALYAKEQGKAQSSISPKEELENFVNTTKEAVCGGCTNKCRLTVNTFSGGRKFISGNRCETPLKTAAQKDLPNAYQYKRSLFDEEKAKIKPGTRGKIGMPYALNIMELYPFWTAFFAELGIEVVFSEPTTRKTYELGRDTIPSDTVCYPAKLVHGAISELIHRGIDTIFYPCMSYNLDEEKGDNHFNCPVVAYYPELIAANMPAVKSVRFLYPYLGIDHPDTFPKQMMKCLAEVYPDIKRAEVKRAAKKAYAAIGAYREKVREFGRRGIAYAEEHDLPIIVLAGRPYHIDPEINHGIDRLVSSLGVVVLSDDSVCDFVSPPKVSVLNQWTYHSRLYSAAKFCAQSERANFVQLVSFGCGIDAVTTDECRSILEREDKLYTQIKIDEINNSGAVKIRLRSLLCAIEQKTEVKPK from the coding sequence TTGCGTCTCAGCATAGGAATAGATATTGGATCGACAACAGTGAAGATTGCGGTAATGGAAGGCAGCCGCATTCTTTTTACGCATTATGAGCGTCATATGTCCCAGGTGCGGACAAAGACGCTGGAGATTTTAGAAAAAGTGAAAGCACTTGTAGGCGACGAAGAATTTACCGTGTCAATTTCGGGTTCTGCCGGTTTGGGGCTGGCAAACAGCGCAAATGTGAGCTTTGTGCAGGAAGTTTTTGCAACGGAAAAAGCCGTACGGCTCCTTTTGGGCGATGTTGACATTGTGGTGGAGTTGGGCGGAGAAGACGCCAAGATTTTGTTTTTAACGGGCGGCGTGGAAGAACGTATGAACGGCACCTGTGCCGGCGGAACCGGCTCGTTTATCGACCAGATGGCGGTGCTTTTAAACTTGTCCCCCGACGAAATGGACAAACAGGGGCTTGCGGCGGAAAGGCTTTATCCCATAGCGTCGCGGTGCGGCGTGTTTGCCAAGTCTGACATTCAGCCGCTGTTAAACCAAAACGCGGATAAGCGGGACATTTCCGCAAGCATTTTCCATGCGGTGGTGGAGCAGACCATAACCGGCCTTGCAAGAGGGCGGCAGCTAACGGGCAAAATCGCCTTTTTGGGCGGCCCGATCCACTTTTTTGACTGTTTAAAAAAGCAGTTTAAAGAAACGCTGGCACTTTCGGATGAGAATGCAGTGTTCCCGGAATATGACCTGTTTTTTGTTGCCGCAGGCGCAGCGATATATGCAAAGGAAAGCGGCACAGCCTTAACTTATAACAGTTTAGCGGAGCGCCTGAAAAATGCCGCTGCCGACACGGGGCACAACACCTATATGCGTCCCCTGTTTGAAACGGAGGAGGAATATCAGGCGTTTTCTGCGCGGCACCAAAAGGCCGCGGTGGAGTTCGCTGACTTATCGGAATATAAAGGGGACGCCTACCTCGGCATCGACTGCGGTTCCACCACGGTGAAACTGGTGCTGACAGACAGCGATAACCGCATTTTATACAGCTACTACAGCTCAAACAAGGGAAACCCGTTAGAAGCTGTGAAAAAGTGTCTGCTTGAAATTTACAGCCTGTGCGAAGACAGGGTAACCATTCGCGGCTCTGCCGCCACAGGCTACGGCGAAAGCTTAATGGTAAATGCGTTTGGCGTGGATTTTGGCCTGGTTGAAACCATGGCTCATTTTAAAGCTACGTCTTTTTTCCGGCCGGATGTGGATTTTATCATCGACATCGGCGGGCAGGACATTAAATGCTTTAAAATTAAAAACGGCGCAATTGACAACATTATGCTAAACGAAGCGTGCTCATCGGGCTGCGGCTCGTTTATTGAAACCTTTGCAAAATCCATGGGATATGACGCCGAAGAGTTCGCAAAGCTGGGCATTTTTGCAAAGCACCCGGTAGATTTAGGCTCCCGGTGTACGGTGTTTATGAATTCGTCGGTGAAGCAGTCGCAAAAAGACGGCGCTTCTATTCACGACATTTCGGCAGGGCTTTCCGTCAGCGTGGTGAAAAACGCCCTTTATAAGGTCATTCGTGCAAAAAGCGCTGACGATTTAGGAAACCAAATTGTGGTGCAGGGCGGCACGTTTTATAACGATGCGGTTTTGCGCTCCTTTGAACGTGAAATTGGAAAAGAGGTTACCCGGCCCACCATTGCCGGTCTTATGGGCGCGTTCGGCGCAGCTCTGTATGCAAAAGAGCAGGGGAAGGCGCAATCTTCCATCAGCCCGAAAGAAGAGCTTGAAAATTTTGTGAACACCACGAAGGAAGCAGTTTGCGGCGGATGCACCAATAAGTGCAGGCTCACAGTGAACACGTTTTCCGGCGGGCGCAAATTTATTTCCGGCAACCGGTGTGAAACACCGTTGAAGACCGCCGCACAGAAGGATTTGCCCAATGCCTATCAGTATAAACGGAGCCTTTTCGATGAGGAAAAAGCGAAGATAAAACCCGGAACACGGGGGAAAATCGGCATGCCCTATGCACTGAATATCATGGAGCTTTATCCCTTTTGGACGGCATTTTTTGCTGAGCTTGGAATTGAGGTTGTCTTTTCTGAGCCGACCACCAGAAAGACCTATGAGCTGGGACGGGACACCATTCCGTCCGACACGGTGTGCTATCCGGCAAAATTGGTGCACGGGGCAATTAGCGAGTTAATTCATCGCGGAATTGACACCATTTTTTACCCCTGCATGTCGTATAACTTAGATGAAGAGAAAGGGGATAACCACTTTAACTGCCCTGTGGTGGCATATTATCCAGAATTGATTGCCGCCAACATGCCGGCTGTGAAATCTGTTCGGTTTTTATACCCCTATTTGGGGATTGATCACCCGGATACGTTTCCAAAACAAATGATGAAGTGCCTTGCAGAAGTTTATCCCGACATAAAACGCGCCGAGGTAAAACGGGCGGCGAAGAAGGCCTATGCGGCGATTGGCGCTTACCGCGAAAAGGTTCGGGAATTCGGCAGAAGGGGAATTGCATATGCCGAGGAGCACGATTTGCCAATTATTGTGCTTGCGGGCAGGCCCTATCACATTGACCCGGAGATTAACCATGGCATTGACCGGCTGGTTTCTTCCCTGGGGGTGGTGGTTTTGTCTGACGACAGCGTGTGCGATTTTGTTTCCCCGCCAAAAGTGTCGGTTTTAAACCAGTGGACGTATCACTCGCGGCTTTACAGCGCGGCGAAATTCTGTGCACAGTCGGAGCGTGCAAATTTCGTGCAGCTGGTTTCGTTCGGCTGCGGCATTGACGCGGTTACAACCGACGAGTGCCGAAGCATTTTAGAGCGGGAGGATAAGCTTTATACACAAATTAAGATAGATGAAATTAATAATTCCGGCGCGGTGAAAATTCGGCTGAGAAGCCTTTTGTGCGCCATTGAACAAAAAACGGAGGTGAAGCCGAAATGA
- a CDS encoding putative ABC transporter permease: MNEKLAGGPVRLFGLAALFLIGAFGYGAIEILWRGYTHWTMLFAGGTCFTIYYKLCEDEKNMPLFAKCFFGALIITCVELMFGTVVNVLLNWNVWDYSNIPLNFFGQICLPFFVLWFLLCVPITALCNGICKWMA; this comes from the coding sequence ATGAATGAAAAATTAGCCGGCGGGCCTGTCCGTCTATTCGGATTGGCCGCGCTGTTTTTAATCGGCGCCTTTGGGTATGGCGCCATAGAAATTTTGTGGCGCGGATATACGCACTGGACCATGCTTTTCGCAGGCGGAACTTGTTTCACGATATATTACAAACTATGTGAAGATGAAAAAAATATGCCGCTTTTCGCAAAATGCTTCTTCGGCGCACTGATTATCACCTGTGTGGAGCTGATGTTCGGCACGGTGGTAAACGTTTTGCTGAACTGGAACGTGTGGGACTATTCAAACATTCCACTGAACTTTTTCGGGCAGATTTGTCTGCCGTTTTTTGTACTTTGGTTTTTGTTGTGTGTTCCAATAACTGCGCTGTGTAACGGAATTTGCAAATGGATGGCGTAA
- a CDS encoding helix-turn-helix domain-containing protein — translation MRLKELRKQKNITQLKLAMDLNMNQNTISRYENGEREAGYRELILIADYFHVSLDYLLERSDDPTFYSEQT, via the coding sequence ATGAGATTAAAAGAATTAAGAAAACAAAAAAATATAACGCAGCTAAAACTTGCAATGGATTTAAATATGAACCAAAATACCATCTCCCGTTATGAAAACGGCGAACGCGAGGCGGGCTATCGGGAATTGATTCTGATTGCCGATTATTTTCATGTTTCATTGGACTATCTCCTCGAAAGAAGTGATGATCCGACATTTTATTCTGAACAAACATAA
- a CDS encoding GNAT family N-acetyltransferase, with the protein MFLYKDACEAEIPEIVQVHLKCFESYFLSSLGETLLENYYKQFLKEDNLFVVAKDFKNDKIIGFCMGYYSGSQAKNHFEQKNKAALAKKLFFLCLKLDRAAISRCLKKISTVFKPKNKHTTAEHANTADLLSICILNDYRGKEYGVSEALLQNFEKKLIENKIKSYTLSVNKDNGRARNFYLKNGMKCIAEHDGSAIYIKTC; encoded by the coding sequence ATGTTTCTATATAAAGATGCGTGTGAAGCCGAAATTCCCGAAATTGTTCAGGTTCACTTAAAATGCTTTGAAAGTTATTTTCTCAGTTCTTTGGGTGAAACGCTGCTTGAAAACTATTACAAACAGTTTTTGAAAGAAGATAATTTATTTGTGGTTGCAAAGGATTTTAAAAATGATAAAATAATTGGTTTTTGTATGGGATATTACAGCGGTAGTCAGGCCAAAAATCATTTTGAACAAAAAAATAAAGCCGCTTTAGCAAAAAAACTTTTCTTTCTGTGCTTAAAATTAGATAGAGCAGCAATATCACGGTGTTTAAAAAAAATCTCCACTGTTTTCAAACCCAAAAATAAACATACGACAGCGGAACATGCAAACACAGCGGATTTGCTGTCTATTTGTATTTTAAATGATTATAGAGGAAAAGAATACGGCGTGTCAGAAGCATTGCTTCAAAATTTTGAAAAAAAATTAATAGAAAACAAAATAAAAAGCTACACATTATCTGTCAACAAAGATAACGGAAGAGCAAGAAATTTTTATCTGAAAAACGGTATGAAATGTATCGCAGAACATGACGGCAGCGCCATATATATCAAAACTTGTTAA
- a CDS encoding SGNH/GDSL hydrolase family protein: MIFDAKDRVLFIGDSVSDFGRARPVGEGLHDGVGTGFIRVISNFINGYYPERNIRITNMGISGNNVLDLDDRWQSDVLDLEPDWVNILIGINDVWRQFDTPDCCAKGCITPEIYERTYRELLDRTVPYVKGVTLMTPYYMEPLKEDMMRKRMDEYVAAVKRIAKDYGFICIDLQRVFDEYLKVRHSSYLTWDRVHPNGTGATLIAMEFLKEVGFDFSRLSRALSQ, encoded by the coding sequence ATGATATTTGACGCAAAAGACAGGGTTTTGTTTATCGGCGACTCTGTTTCAGACTTCGGAAGAGCGCGCCCTGTGGGCGAGGGCCTGCACGACGGCGTGGGAACAGGGTTTATCCGCGTAATCAGCAATTTCATCAATGGCTATTACCCGGAAAGAAACATCAGAATTACGAACATGGGCATTTCGGGCAACAATGTTTTGGATTTAGACGACCGGTGGCAGTCTGACGTTTTAGATTTGGAGCCGGATTGGGTGAACATCTTAATTGGGATTAACGACGTGTGGCGGCAGTTCGACACGCCGGACTGCTGCGCCAAAGGCTGCATTACGCCTGAAATTTATGAAAGAACCTACCGGGAGCTTTTAGACAGAACCGTTCCCTATGTGAAAGGCGTTACGCTGATGACGCCCTATTACATGGAACCGTTAAAAGAGGACATGATGCGAAAACGCATGGATGAATATGTGGCGGCAGTAAAACGCATAGCAAAGGATTATGGATTTATCTGCATTGATTTGCAGAGGGTGTTTGACGAATATTTAAAGGTGCGCCATTCCAGCTACCTCACCTGGGACCGGGTACACCCCAACGGCACAGGCGCCACGCTGATTGCAATGGAATTTTTAAAAGAAGTTGGGTTCGACTTTTCACGCCTCAGCCGCGCCCTTTCACAGTAA
- a CDS encoding DMT family transporter gives MSTKMRGNFLLAITALVWGISFVSQSIGMDYIGANTFNGIRTLLGGLVLLPVILITDAGKKKKGTYKKCNFKKLLLYGAVCGVLLCVASTLQSLGLKETTAGKSGFITALYIIFVSVMGIFAGRKLNLKIVSGVLLAVLGMYFLCLFGAEINFCFGDFLTFLCAIVFSFHILVIDRVAPKTDGVKLACTQFFVCGLLNCIAMFLFESPDWALIKQCIGAILYSGIMSCGVAYTLQIVGQKYTDPTSASMLMSLESVFAVLSGWILLGERMNVPQIFGCTLMFAAIVLVQLPERAAVLKNNKEMAENDI, from the coding sequence ATGTCAACGAAAATGCGCGGTAATTTTCTTTTGGCAATTACCGCATTGGTTTGGGGAATTTCGTTTGTGTCCCAAAGCATAGGGATGGATTATATTGGCGCAAACACCTTTAACGGAATTCGAACGCTGTTAGGCGGCCTGGTTCTTTTGCCCGTGATTTTGATAACAGACGCAGGGAAAAAGAAAAAGGGAACGTATAAAAAGTGCAATTTTAAAAAGCTGCTGCTTTACGGCGCTGTTTGCGGCGTGCTGCTGTGCGTAGCTTCCACGCTGCAGTCGCTGGGACTTAAAGAAACAACGGCGGGAAAAAGCGGGTTCATCACGGCGCTTTATATTATTTTTGTTTCCGTCATGGGTATTTTTGCCGGAAGGAAGCTGAACCTGAAAATAGTGTCCGGCGTGCTTCTGGCGGTTTTGGGAATGTATTTTTTGTGCCTGTTTGGAGCGGAAATCAATTTTTGCTTCGGCGACTTTTTAACCTTTTTGTGCGCCATTGTGTTTTCGTTCCATATTTTAGTCATTGACAGGGTTGCGCCGAAAACCGACGGGGTTAAGCTTGCCTGCACGCAGTTTTTTGTTTGCGGACTGTTAAACTGCATTGCAATGTTTCTCTTTGAAAGCCCTGATTGGGCCTTAATTAAGCAGTGCATCGGCGCGATTTTATATTCGGGAATTATGTCCTGCGGTGTGGCCTACACCCTGCAGATTGTGGGGCAAAAATATACAGACCCCACGTCTGCCTCCATGCTGATGAGCTTAGAGTCGGTGTTTGCGGTGCTCTCCGGCTGGATTCTTTTGGGCGAGCGCATGAACGTGCCGCAGATTTTTGGCTGCACGCTGATGTTTGCCGCCATTGTGCTGGTTCAGCTTCCTGAAAGGGCGGCTGTTTTGAAAAATAATAAGGAGATGGCAGAAAATGATATTTGA
- a CDS encoding glycoside hydrolase family 28 protein, whose product MNITPENMTTKRFQEAVDSAAKSGTELTVEPGAYVLGTIFLRDNLKLNLKRGAYLFGTADFSEYSSDVDLFTDAVDNLRGKSLIYAENVTNVKIYGGGVISGRGGIFNQEHPNHLERPFLVRLIGCKNIALDGIELRDSAAWNLHLMDCEDVTVTNVTIKSRVNENNDAIDIDACRRCVISGCSLDTGDDAICLKATVDRPCRDITVKNCVITSNWAAIKIGTESVGDFENITISDCFVYDCNGCGIKIVPVDGGNAKNVTIQNITFLNTTGPIFIANGERLRVYHEGHERKEPGVIENLLISDIHGDAVNAIGTTYKGEAWGNAKSCIVVSGTETARLKNIVIRNVDMQMAGGEAMAPVGKVPEMGVRYPEFHNFGVLPAWGIYVRHADGFRAENVNLTLKSKDVRPMCVTEDIKE is encoded by the coding sequence ATGAACATTACACCTGAAAATATGACGACAAAACGGTTTCAAGAGGCGGTTGACAGCGCCGCAAAGAGCGGGACGGAACTTACGGTTGAACCGGGAGCTTATGTGCTGGGAACCATTTTTTTGCGGGACAATTTAAAACTGAATTTAAAAAGAGGAGCTTATCTTTTCGGCACGGCAGATTTCAGCGAATATTCCTCTGACGTGGATTTGTTTACCGACGCGGTGGACAACCTGCGGGGCAAAAGTTTAATTTATGCCGAAAATGTGACAAACGTAAAAATTTATGGCGGCGGCGTGATTTCCGGCAGGGGCGGCATTTTTAACCAGGAACACCCCAACCATTTGGAGCGTCCTTTTTTGGTGCGGCTCATTGGCTGTAAGAACATTGCGTTAGACGGAATTGAACTTCGCGATTCCGCGGCATGGAACCTGCATTTGATGGACTGTGAGGACGTAACGGTTACAAACGTTACCATTAAAAGCCGCGTGAATGAAAACAACGACGCCATTGACATTGACGCATGCAGAAGGTGCGTCATCTCGGGCTGCAGCCTAGACACCGGCGACGATGCAATTTGCCTGAAAGCCACGGTAGACAGGCCGTGCCGTGATATTACGGTGAAAAACTGTGTCATTACTAGCAACTGGGCGGCAATCAAAATCGGCACAGAGTCGGTGGGCGATTTTGAGAACATCACCATTTCCGACTGTTTTGTTTACGACTGCAACGGCTGCGGCATTAAGATTGTTCCTGTTGACGGCGGAAACGCGAAAAACGTCACCATTCAAAATATTACGTTTTTAAACACCACCGGGCCGATTTTCATTGCCAACGGCGAGCGCCTGCGGGTTTACCATGAAGGGCATGAGCGAAAGGAACCGGGTGTGATTGAAAACCTTTTGATTTCTGACATTCACGGCGACGCGGTGAACGCAATCGGCACAACCTACAAAGGCGAGGCCTGGGGAAACGCGAAAAGCTGCATTGTGGTTTCGGGAACGGAAACCGCGCGCCTTAAAAACATTGTAATCCGCAATGTGGACATGCAAATGGCAGGCGGGGAGGCCATGGCGCCTGTGGGCAAAGTTCCTGAAATGGGCGTGCGCTATCCTGAATTTCATAACTTCGGCGTGCTGCCCGCCTGGGGAATTTATGTGCGCCATGCAGACGGCTTTCGTGCGGAAAACGTGAACCTGACGCTGAAAAGTAAGGATGTTCGGCCGATGTGTGTTACAGAAGATATAAAAGAATAA